In a single window of the Anaerotruncus rubiinfantis genome:
- a CDS encoding 1-phosphofructokinase family hexose kinase, whose amino-acid sequence MLFKKIITLSLNPVADITCYVENFEPGGDIMVESELYDAAGKAVDVSRVLQSYGIANTALIVAGEENSKRYFNRLKDENVSTRVIYTEGRLRESINIVDPKGRSVRLVRKSPRLTSRAINELEIALSEEIEPATLVVVAGAMPEGVTDDIFCEICSFIRENGGSIALDTKSATLENIAKIQPWVIKPNYAELCALVGHELNGLEEVVCAAKRLAGLGIRHVLVSLSAEGALYTDGEVTYKADVPELSEIKSTIGAGDAALAGFIIAHDYKYDLKRSLQLAAAFGTASCLVEGTNPPRRISVAMINNQVKVYEI is encoded by the coding sequence ATGCTATTCAAAAAGATCATCACACTTTCCTTAAACCCGGTGGCGGATATCACCTGTTATGTGGAAAATTTTGAACCCGGCGGGGACATCATGGTGGAAAGCGAACTGTATGACGCGGCGGGCAAGGCGGTTGACGTATCCCGTGTGCTGCAGAGCTACGGTATCGCGAACACTGCGCTGATCGTCGCCGGGGAAGAGAACAGCAAGCGCTATTTCAACCGCCTCAAGGACGAAAATGTCAGCACACGCGTCATCTATACCGAGGGACGCCTTCGGGAGAGCATCAACATCGTGGACCCGAAGGGCAGGTCGGTGCGCCTGGTGCGCAAAAGCCCCAGGCTGACTTCTCGCGCAATCAACGAGCTGGAGATCGCCCTTTCGGAGGAGATCGAACCCGCTACGTTGGTGGTGGTCGCGGGAGCCATGCCGGAGGGCGTGACCGACGACATCTTCTGCGAAATCTGTTCATTTATCCGGGAAAACGGCGGTTCCATCGCACTTGATACCAAGTCGGCAACGCTCGAGAACATTGCGAAGATCCAGCCCTGGGTCATCAAGCCAAATTATGCGGAGCTGTGCGCGCTGGTTGGACACGAACTGAATGGCCTCGAGGAGGTTGTCTGCGCGGCCAAGCGGCTTGCCGGGCTGGGTATCCGGCACGTGCTCGTGAGCCTGAGCGCCGAGGGCGCGCTCTACACTGACGGCGAGGTTACATACAAGGCGGATGTGCCGGAGCTGTCGGAAATAAAGTCCACCATCGGCGCCGGCGACGCGGCGCTCGCGGGGTTCATCATCGCGCATGACTACAAATATGACCTCAAGCGTTCGCTGCAGCTTGCGGCGGCGTTTGGGACTGCTTCCTGCCTGGTGGAAGGCACTAATCCGCCGCGCAGGATCTCGGTGGCCATGATCAACAATCAGGTCAAGGTATATGAAATCTAA
- a CDS encoding cysteine hydrolase family protein, with protein sequence MKKLLVVVDYQKDFVDGALGFSGAELLEGPICEKIAACRAQGGEVAFTFDTHGDNYLSTQEGRKLPIVHCIDGTDGWKLYGAVAHCQKPGDRVFKKPAFGSAELFDYLRAGQYDEVELCGLVSNICVISNAALAKAALPEARVVVDAKGTSCMDPAANCRALDVMEGFQVEVIGR encoded by the coding sequence ATGAAAAAATTGCTGGTCGTTGTGGATTACCAAAAGGATTTTGTGGATGGGGCGCTCGGCTTTTCGGGCGCGGAGCTGCTGGAAGGCCCGATCTGTGAAAAGATCGCCGCCTGCCGTGCCCAAGGCGGCGAAGTGGCATTTACCTTTGACACGCATGGGGACAATTACCTTTCGACCCAGGAAGGAAGGAAACTCCCGATCGTCCACTGCATTGACGGCACGGATGGCTGGAAGCTTTATGGCGCGGTCGCACACTGCCAAAAACCGGGTGACCGAGTGTTTAAAAAGCCTGCGTTCGGGTCAGCGGAGCTGTTTGACTATCTGCGCGCTGGGCAATATGACGAGGTTGAGCTCTGCGGGCTTGTCTCGAATATCTGCGTCATTTCGAACGCTGCGCTGGCAAAGGCCGCGCTGCCGGAGGCGCGGGTTGTGGTGGATGCGAAGGGCACGTCCTGCATGGACCCTGCGGCCAACTGCAGAGCTCTCGACGTGATGGAAGGATTCCAGGTAGAGGTCATCGGAAGGTAA